The following DNA comes from Marichromatium purpuratum 984.
AGCACGTCGACCGAGGGGCGCTGGGTGGCCAGCAGCAGATGGATGCCCGATGCGCGCGCCTTCTGCGCCAGGCGCGCGATCAGCTCCTCGACCTTCTTGCCGACCACCATCATCATGTCGGCCAGCTCGTCGATGATGACCACGATATAGGGCAGGTGCTCGAGCGCCGGTGCGGCGCCGAGCGCGGGGTCGTGGAGCGGATCGGCGATCGGCGTGCCGGCGGCCTCGGCCTCGGCGATGCGCTTGTTGTAGCCGGCAATGTTGCGCACCCCGAGCTTGGCCATCAGCCGGTAGCGTCGCTCCATCTCGCCGACGCACCAGCGCAGCGCGTTGGCCGCCTCCTTCATGTCGGTGACCACCGGGGTGAGCAGGTGCGGGATGCCCTCGTAGACCGACAGTTCCAGCATCTTCGGGTCGACCATGATCAACCGCACGTCCTTGGGGTCGGCCTTGTAGAGCAGGCTGAGGATCATCGCGTTGATCGCCACCGATTTGCCCGAGCCGGTGGTGCCGGCGATCAGCGCATGGGGCATGCGCGCCAGATCGGCGACCACCGGCTGGCCGGCGATGTTGGTGCCCAGCCCCAGGGTAAGCGCCGAGCGCGCCTCCTGATAGGCGTCCGAGCCGAGCGTCTGGCGCAGGAACACGATCTCGCGCTGCTCGTTGGGAATCTCGATGCCGATCAGCGACTTGCCCGGGATCACTTCGACCACGCGCACGCTGATCGTCGACAGCGCGCGGGCCAGGTCCTTGGCCAGGCCGGTGATCTTGCTGACCTTGGTACCGGGGGCGAGGTCGATCTCGAAGAGGGTGACCACGGGACCGGGATAGACCTCCTCGACCCGTGCCTCGACGCCGAAATCGGCCAGGCGCAGCTCGACCTGACGCGACAGCTCCTCGAGCTGCTCGGCACTGTAGCCGCGGCCGCTCTTGACCGGCGCGTCGAGCAGCGAGAGCGGCGGACGCATGCCCTCGGCGGGGATGTCGCGCACCGCGATCGGCACCTCGGCCGGCGGCTCGGATTCGGGCGCTGGCGCAGAGACCGGTGCTGGCGGCGGCGCGGGTCGCGCAGCGCGGGGCGGCACCGCACTCGGCTCGGGAGCGGGAGCAGGCGCGACCGGGCGGCGCGGCGACGCTGGTTCGGGACGAGGCGCCGGTTCGGGTTCGGGCAGTGGATCGGTCATGGTCGCGCGCACCGCCTCCGGGAACCCGTTGGGGCGAGCGCGCGAGCGACGCCGGGCCTTCGCGCGGGGCGCGGGGCGCGGGGCGGGCGCAGGCTCGGGGTCGCCGGCGAACTCATCGGGGTCGATCAGGTTGAGCGCGCGCGGCAGCCCCTCGGGACTGAGCTCGGGACCTTCGCGCAACTGCTGCAGACGCCCCCGCGAGTCCTCGAGCAGACCGCGCGCGGCGCGCAGCGCCTGCAGCGCCGTGGCCCCGATGGCATCGAGCAGCTTCACCCAGGAGATCCCCCAGAACAGGCTGAGTCCGATCAACAGGGTGCCGACCAGCAAGAG
Coding sequences within:
- a CDS encoding DNA translocase FtsK; this translates as MAQATRRGQLTLSDYVERILREGAMWALMCLALYLLLALATYSPQDPGWSYVGDGERVSNAGGRTGAWFADGALYLFGFFAYLIPVLVGWSAWVVFRGRGEAVVLRPWVLSLRWIGFSLTLVAGCGIASIHFSTLGGVLQNGAGGALGSSLSTAMLGAFNVPGTDLLLVGTLLIGLSLFWGISWVKLLDAIGATALQALRAARGLLEDSRGRLQQLREGPELSPEGLPRALNLIDPDEFAGDPEPAPAPRPAPRAKARRRSRARPNGFPEAVRATMTDPLPEPEPAPRPEPASPRRPVAPAPAPEPSAVPPRAARPAPPPAPVSAPAPESEPPAEVPIAVRDIPAEGMRPPLSLLDAPVKSGRGYSAEQLEELSRQVELRLADFGVEARVEEVYPGPVVTLFEIDLAPGTKVSKITGLAKDLARALSTISVRVVEVIPGKSLIGIEIPNEQREIVFLRQTLGSDAYQEARSALTLGLGTNIAGQPVVADLARMPHALIAGTTGSGKSVAINAMILSLLYKADPKDVRLIMVDPKMLELSVYEGIPHLLTPVVTDMKEAANALRWCVGEMERRYRLMAKLGVRNIAGYNKRIAEAEAAGTPIADPLHDPALGAAPALEHLPYIVVIIDELADMMMVVGKKVEELIARLAQKARASGIHLLLATQRPSVDVLTGLIKANIPTRMAFQVSSRIDSRTILDQQGAEQLLGHGDMLYLPPGGNLPNRVHGAFVDDHEVHAVVEHLKQFGGPDYIDDVLREPTESLPGIDPEPRGGDTEDTDPLFDEAVQIVVETRRASISGVQRRLKIGYNRAARLIEEMERIGIVSPAETNGNREVLVPPPQEE